TGGCCGGCTCGTCCGGGCCGATTTTACGCAGGGCCCTGATGGTGGTGGGCGCGGTGTGGAAGATGTTGACATCCAGATCCTGGGCGATGCGCCACGCCCGTCCGGCATCCGGATAGGTGGGGACGCCCTCGTAGACCACCGTGGATGCGCAGATGGCCAGCGGGCCGTAGACGATGTAGGAATGCCCGGTGATCCAGCCGATGTCGGCCATGCACCAGTACACGTCTTCCGGATGGATGTCCTGAACATATTTTGACGTGCCGGCAACGTAGGCGAGATACCCGCCGGTGCTGTGCTGGCAGCCTTTGGGTTTGCCGGTGGTGCCGCTGGTGTACATCAAAAAGAGCGGGGCCTCGGCCGGCATGGGAACGGGGTCCACACGGGCGCCGTAGTAGTCCTTCAGGAGGTCGTTCACAAAGTAGTCGCGTCCCTCCACCATGGGTGTGGGGCTGGAAGCTTTGCCGGGGTAACGCTGCCAGACCAGTACCTTGTCGACCTTCTGGCCGTCTTTTTCGGCCAGTTCACAGGCGATGTCGGCGTTCTTTTTGTGATCCAGCAAAGTTCCGCTGCGGTAATAGGCGTCCGCCGTGATGAGCACACGGCTGTTCGAGTCGACGATCCGGTCGGCGCAAGCCCTTCCGCTGAAGCCGCCGAACACCTGGGAGTGGATCACGCCCAGCCTGGCGCAGGCCAGCATGGTAATGGGAAGCTCGGCCAGCATGGGCATGTGCAGGGTGACCCTGTCACCGGCCTTCAAGCCGGCATAGTCGCGCAGCAGGGCGGCAAATTCGTTCACGCGCACATACAGTTCCTGGTAAGTTAGATGTACATAATTCTCTTCGGGGGGTTCCGGAACGAAATGGATCGCCGTCTTGTTCTTGTTATCGGTCAGGTGCCGGTCGATGCAGTTGTAACTGGCGTTGATCTTACCGCCGACAAACCACTTCCAGCAGGGGGCGTCACTGGTGTCCAAAGTCGTGTGCCAGTATTCGTACCAGTCCAGCAGATCGGCGTATTCCTTGTAACAGTTTGGAAAATTGTCCAGGCTGAAGCGATCGTAAATACCGGGGTCGGTCACGTTGGCCTGGGCGACGAACTCGTAAGATGGATAGTAATAGTCCTCCTCCTGCCAGTGAACAGCGATTTGGGCCTCAGATGTTTCTACAACCTCTTTCTCCGCCATATTAAACCCTCCTTCGTTGAATGATGATGTGACTGTGGTACCGTTTGTTTACTCCCCACCCTCTTCCTGAAAATCAGGAACGAATCTGTCCGCGAATACCTCTTTTGAATATGTCAAAAGCCGTATCGAGCGTTTCTTTCAGGTAATCCTTGTCTTCATTGATGATCTTCTTGCTGGTTTCCCAGAGGACGACACCGGAAAAGAGGGACCAGACAATGTCGGCTAGGGCGATCGGCCGTTCTTCTATGTAAATGCCGCTCTGCACCCCCTCTTCGAATATTTTGGCCATTTCGGAAAGTGAATTTCTTGACAGCTTTTTTATTTCGGCCAAAAGTCCGGGCGTCAGATTTTTCAGCGTTTCACTGGATTGCAGGTGAAACATGTTGATCAGAATCATGGGGTCGAACTCGTAAACATCGTACATGGCATGCTTGAGCGCATCGACACGTTGATCGATGCTCAGGTTTTCGTCGCTGTTCAAGTGCTCCAGCCTTATATATAGGTAGTGCAGAATCCTGAGGGAGAGTGATGCGTAAAGCTCGTCCTTGTTTTTAAAATAGAGATATAGGGTTCCCGGGCTGAGTTCAGCCTCGTTGGCAATGTCCTCCATGGTGGCTTTGCTGAAGCCCTTGTCAGAGAAGACCCGCTTGGCGGCAACGATGATCTGCTGCCTCCGGCGCTCACGTTCCCTCTCTTTTCTTTCTTGAATGCCCA
This sequence is a window from Deltaproteobacteria bacterium. Protein-coding genes within it:
- the acs gene encoding acetate--CoA ligase, which gives rise to MAEKEVVETSEAQIAVHWQEEDYYYPSYEFVAQANVTDPGIYDRFSLDNFPNCYKEYADLLDWYEYWHTTLDTSDAPCWKWFVGGKINASYNCIDRHLTDNKNKTAIHFVPEPPEENYVHLTYQELYVRVNEFAALLRDYAGLKAGDRVTLHMPMLAELPITMLACARLGVIHSQVFGGFSGRACADRIVDSNSRVLITADAYYRSGTLLDHKKNADIACELAEKDGQKVDKVLVWQRYPGKASSPTPMVEGRDYFVNDLLKDYYGARVDPVPMPAEAPLFLMYTSGTTGKPKGCQHSTGGYLAYVAGTSKYVQDIHPEDVYWCMADIGWITGHSYIVYGPLAICASTVVYEGVPTYPDAGRAWRIAQDLDVNIFHTAPTTIRALRKIGPDEPAKYNYHFKHMTTVGEPIEPEVWKWYHEKVGKGEAIIVDTWWQTETGGFLCSTLPGITPMKPGSAGPGVPGIHPIIYDDEGEKLPKGAGKAGNICIQNPWPGGFQTIWGDRQRFVDTYYARYCRNPDSKDWRDWPYMTGDAAVEAPDGYFRILGRIDDVINVSGHRLGTKEIESAALVVEEVAEAAVVPVAHEIKGREPDLYVALKPGFEASDELAQKINDAVCNEIGKIAKPRKVWIVPDMPKTRSGKIMRRVLGAISNNADEGDVTTLANPEIVTAIKDMVQK
- a CDS encoding TetR/AcrR family transcriptional regulator gives rise to the protein MGIQERKERERERRRQQIIVAAKRVFSDKGFSKATMEDIANEAELSPGTLYLYFKNKDELYASLSLRILHYLYIRLEHLNSDENLSIDQRVDALKHAMYDVYEFDPMILINMFHLQSSETLKNLTPGLLAEIKKLSRNSLSEMAKIFEEGVQSGIYIEERPIALADIVWSLFSGVVLWETSKKIINEDKDYLKETLDTAFDIFKRGIRGQIRS